Proteins co-encoded in one Elusimicrobiota bacterium genomic window:
- a CDS encoding response regulator, whose product MPIRILYADSDPDTLLLVSKKLAKRGYVVISAGEGKQALELIRKEKPELIILDYFLPTMKGDEVCRLVKADAELKRIPVILLSASTAMLPPEVCEAIPCDDRMNKPFDMSILLEKVTRLAPLPEQPGGR is encoded by the coding sequence ATGCCGATTCGAATCCTTTATGCCGACTCCGACCCGGACACCTTGCTCCTGGTGTCCAAGAAATTGGCCAAGCGCGGCTATGTGGTCATATCGGCCGGGGAAGGCAAGCAGGCTCTCGAGCTGATCCGCAAGGAGAAGCCCGAGTTGATCATCCTGGACTACTTCCTGCCCACCATGAAGGGAGACGAAGTCTGCAGGCTCGTGAAGGCCGATGCCGAATTGAAGCGCATCCCGGTCATCCTGCTCTCAGCCAGCACGGCCATGCTGCCGCCGGAGGTCTGCGAGGCCATCCCCTGCGATGACCGGATGAACAAGCCCTTCGACATGTCCATACTGCTGGAGAAAGTGACCCGGCTGGCTCCCTTGCCGGAGCAGCCGGGCGGCCGCTGA
- a CDS encoding HAMP domain-containing sensor histidine kinase yields MPPSDSEVTALLGRFAILAAASSMFLGCCVLLGWILQSGGLFLVPAALLAVHPLTAVMFVAAGASLRGMEIRDPRVRRLGQVGAALLIVLAILNLAGFGGGYVSLDHLFMSHWKAGQAAPHVAPLAIVGFLFIGLALLFLELEWPAGLWPAQIVCAGGLAVALQTLTGYGYGIRPLLYRGPFFDAMELNVALAFAVLNLGILCARPQRGIMVLMSSEGPGGSSVRLLLPAMIIIPTSLATVRLLVQSTGLYDSTAGSSLFGLANVLIFAILIFWNAESLQQMNRERLRAEEKAREAAELKVNFVNVVAHELRAPLTCIKLGIDNVLDGSEGTPTEGQRDCLSIAKRNVDRLARLINDVLDFQKLDSGRMPFFKKSLDINVLLDETAQAFSPVAKAKGLDLALELAQGLPRVSCDKDKISQVVINLLNNAVKFSERGRVTIKSALHDGQVRVSVQDEGPGIRKEDMDALFKSFSQISSISAKKEGSGLGLAISRNIIESHGGNIGLDSRPGKGTTFYFTLPAETRSA; encoded by the coding sequence ATGCCTCCTAGCGATTCCGAAGTGACCGCGCTGTTGGGGAGATTCGCGATCCTGGCCGCAGCCAGTTCGATGTTCCTGGGCTGCTGCGTGCTCCTGGGCTGGATCCTGCAAAGCGGCGGGCTCTTCCTGGTCCCCGCGGCGCTGCTGGCCGTGCATCCGCTGACGGCCGTCATGTTCGTCGCGGCGGGAGCTTCTCTGCGCGGCATGGAGATCCGGGATCCCCGGGTGCGCCGCCTGGGGCAGGTCGGCGCCGCGCTCCTGATCGTCCTGGCGATCCTCAACCTGGCCGGCTTCGGAGGCGGGTATGTGAGCCTCGATCATCTGTTCATGAGCCATTGGAAGGCCGGGCAGGCCGCGCCGCATGTGGCCCCCCTGGCGATCGTGGGGTTCCTGTTCATAGGGCTGGCGCTGCTGTTCTTGGAGCTGGAATGGCCGGCCGGCCTGTGGCCGGCGCAGATCGTATGCGCCGGCGGCCTGGCCGTGGCCCTGCAGACGCTGACCGGCTATGGCTACGGCATCAGGCCCCTGCTGTATCGCGGCCCCTTCTTCGACGCCATGGAGCTCAACGTCGCGCTGGCTTTCGCCGTCCTGAATCTCGGCATCCTATGCGCCCGGCCGCAGCGGGGGATCATGGTCCTCATGAGCAGCGAAGGGCCCGGCGGCTCGAGCGTGCGCCTCCTGCTGCCGGCCATGATCATCATACCGACCAGCCTGGCCACCGTCAGGCTGTTGGTCCAGAGCACCGGGCTCTACGACTCCACCGCGGGCTCGTCGCTGTTCGGCCTGGCCAACGTGCTCATCTTCGCCATCCTGATCTTCTGGAACGCCGAATCCCTGCAGCAGATGAACCGCGAGCGCCTGCGGGCCGAAGAGAAAGCGCGGGAAGCGGCGGAACTGAAGGTGAACTTCGTCAACGTGGTCGCCCACGAGTTGCGCGCGCCTTTGACCTGCATCAAGCTGGGCATCGACAACGTCCTGGACGGGTCGGAAGGCACTCCCACCGAGGGGCAGCGCGACTGCCTCAGCATCGCCAAGCGCAACGTGGACCGCTTGGCTCGCCTCATCAACGACGTCCTGGACTTCCAGAAGCTGGACTCCGGGCGCATGCCGTTCTTTAAGAAATCCCTGGATATCAACGTCTTGCTCGACGAGACCGCGCAGGCGTTCTCCCCGGTCGCCAAAGCCAAGGGCCTGGACCTGGCCTTGGAGCTGGCGCAGGGCCTGCCGCGCGTGAGCTGCGACAAGGACAAGATCTCCCAGGTCGTGATCAATCTGCTCAACAACGCCGTCAAGTTCTCGGAGCGGGGACGAGTGACGATCAAGAGCGCCCTCCACGACGGGCAAGTCCGGGTCTCGGTGCAGGACGAAGGGCCCGGCATCAGGAAAGAGGACATGGACGCTCTGTTCAAGAGCTTCTCCCAGATCAGCTCGATCAGCGCCAAGAAGGAAGGCAGCGGGCTGGGTCTCGCGATCTCGCGCAACATCATAGAGAGCCACGGCGGGAACATCGGGCTTGACTCCCGGCCCGGGAAAGGGACGACGTTCTATTTCACACTGCCGGCCGAGACCAGGAGCGCTTGA
- a CDS encoding MBL fold metallo-hydrolase — MKIVCWGARGSIPVSGPDYLKYGGDTTCLEIRSAAGDVVLVDCGSGVRRAGNRLLEEKVRRFTILLTHAHWDHILGFPFLKPLYHSDVKIDFHGCPFAQKSIQTVIGKIMEPPQFPVNLGAIRAKMSFNDPCLSGVKIGSLTVTPILLSHPNQGLGYKFQENGSSFIFLTDNELRYQHPGGCQYEDYVAFCAGAEVLIHDAEFTDDDYGRTRTWGHSTCRQAVGLALEAKVKRFGLFHHNQDRPDSQVDAMVGDCRRLAGEQGSPLDCFGVTQETAFEL; from the coding sequence ATGAAGATCGTCTGCTGGGGCGCGCGCGGCTCCATCCCGGTCTCCGGACCGGATTACCTTAAATACGGCGGCGACACCACCTGCCTGGAGATCCGCTCGGCCGCGGGCGACGTGGTCCTGGTGGACTGCGGCAGCGGGGTGCGCCGCGCGGGCAACCGGCTGCTCGAGGAGAAGGTCCGGCGCTTCACCATCCTCCTGACGCATGCCCACTGGGACCATATCCTGGGCTTCCCCTTCCTCAAGCCGCTCTACCATTCCGACGTCAAGATCGACTTCCACGGCTGTCCTTTCGCCCAGAAGTCCATCCAAACCGTGATCGGGAAGATCATGGAGCCGCCGCAATTCCCGGTGAACCTGGGCGCCATCCGGGCGAAGATGAGCTTCAACGACCCTTGTCTGTCGGGCGTCAAGATCGGCTCTCTGACGGTGACGCCGATCCTGCTCAGCCACCCCAACCAGGGCCTGGGCTACAAGTTCCAGGAGAACGGCAGCTCCTTCATCTTCCTGACCGACAACGAGCTGCGCTACCAGCACCCCGGAGGCTGCCAGTACGAGGATTACGTGGCCTTCTGCGCCGGCGCCGAGGTGCTCATCCACGACGCGGAGTTCACCGACGATGACTACGGGCGGACCAGGACCTGGGGGCATTCCACCTGCCGGCAGGCGGTCGGGCTGGCGCTGGAGGCGAAGGTCAAGCGCTTCGGGCTGTTCCACCACAACCAGGACCGGCCGGACTCCCAGGTCGACGCCATGGTGGGAGACTGCCGGCGCCTGGCCGGGGAGCAGGGCTCCCCCCTCGACTGCTTCGGCGTGACCCAAGAGACGGCCTTCGAGCTGTAG
- the tgt gene encoding tRNA guanosine(34) transglycosylase Tgt, whose translation MSFLVRAQDPSCRARAGVLSTPHGEVETPVFMPVATQGTVKALSQEDLGTLGVRAILSNSYHLYLRPGVEVVRKAGGLHRFMAYDGMILTDSGGFQVLSLADLRNVDDEGVTFKSHLDGSEHRLTAESVIDVQRGLGSDCWTTLDECAPYPADEAHAAAALRRTMAWSDRSVAALQRARDAGAKSLFFPILQGSFHPSLRRRAVEHLQTLPWDGVSIGGLSVGEPKDMTWSTLDLVTSLLPQGKPRYLMGVGTPADLWEAVSHGVDMMDCVWPTRVARNGLAMTRRGRLNICNSACREDFSPLDADCACLVCRRYTRAYLSHLFRAKELLAYRLLSYHNVHLMMETAAAIRRSLYDGCFEVKRREFLADLASH comes from the coding sequence GTGAGCTTCCTGGTCCGAGCCCAAGACCCCTCCTGTCGCGCCCGCGCCGGAGTCCTCTCCACCCCCCACGGCGAGGTGGAGACCCCGGTCTTCATGCCCGTGGCCACCCAGGGCACGGTCAAGGCCTTGTCGCAGGAGGACCTCGGGACTTTGGGCGTGCGCGCCATCCTGTCCAACTCCTATCACCTCTACCTGCGACCCGGCGTGGAGGTCGTGCGCAAGGCCGGCGGCTTGCACCGCTTCATGGCCTACGACGGCATGATCCTCACGGATTCTGGCGGCTTCCAGGTCCTGAGCCTCGCCGACCTCAGGAACGTCGACGACGAGGGAGTGACTTTCAAATCCCATCTCGACGGCTCCGAGCACCGGCTCACCGCGGAGAGCGTCATCGACGTGCAACGCGGCCTCGGCTCCGATTGCTGGACCACCCTCGACGAGTGCGCGCCCTACCCCGCCGACGAGGCGCACGCCGCCGCGGCCCTGCGCCGCACCATGGCCTGGAGCGACCGCTCCGTCGCCGCGCTCCAGCGCGCGCGCGACGCCGGGGCCAAGTCCCTCTTCTTCCCTATATTGCAGGGCTCCTTTCACCCCTCCCTGCGCCGCCGAGCTGTCGAGCACCTGCAGACCTTGCCTTGGGACGGAGTCTCCATCGGAGGCCTCTCCGTCGGAGAGCCCAAGGACATGACCTGGTCGACTTTGGACCTCGTCACCAGCCTGCTGCCCCAGGGAAAGCCTCGCTACCTCATGGGCGTGGGCACTCCGGCGGACCTTTGGGAGGCCGTCAGCCACGGCGTGGACATGATGGACTGCGTCTGGCCTACGCGCGTGGCCCGCAATGGCCTGGCCATGACGCGCCGCGGCCGGCTCAACATCTGCAACAGCGCCTGCCGCGAGGACTTCTCCCCCCTCGACGCGGACTGCGCCTGCCTCGTCTGCCGCCGCTACACCCGGGCCTACCTATCCCACCTCTTCCGCGCCAAGGAGTTGCTGGCCTACCGTCTCTTGAGCTATCACAACGTCCACCTCATGATGGAGACCGCGGCCGCCATCCGTCGGTCCCTGTACGACGGCTGCTTCGAGGTCAAGCGCCGGGAATTCCTGGCGGACCTCGCAAGTCATTGA
- a CDS encoding sodium-translocating pyrophosphatase, translated as MKPALVLVFAASLAALAVAYWLIQWVLAKDTGTDAMRKISDAIKSGAEAFLRRQNTTILYLAGAFAVLLFVLYAFVRSHNEHDAAEPMVLAIWTTLSFVMGALCSVSAGFMGMWVSIRSNIRTASAARTSLNDALRIALRGGAVSGIFVTALSLFGVGGLFTLLKFLGYDVSKIPFMIVGYGFGASFVALFAQLGGGIYTKAADVGADLVGKVEAGIPEDDPRNPAVIADLVGDNVGDCAGRGADLFESTAAENIGAMILGVALIPFFGWKGILFPLVARALGILASIVGIIYVRTEEDKDPMTALNIGYYIASILAAAGFAFAARWLLYTDQAPNAWLYYTACGVIGILTSQAFVYITQYYTEYKYRPVLSIAEASQTGPATNIIAGISVGFECTALPVIVICIAILASYKLGAAALPGGLGGLFGTAVATMGMLGTAAYILAMDTFGPITDNAGGIVEMSHQPEEIRKKTDRLDAVGNTTKALTKGYAIGSAALAAFLLFSAYMDEIFNYTGRRIGVDIAKPEVFVGAMLGAMLVFLFSGFTIRAVGRAAFAVINEVRRQFKAKPGIMQGTELPDYGQCVDIVTVGALKAMILPGLVAVAGPILVGVVFKMFITPADPTIAAEAVAAFLMVGTIAGILMATFLNNSGGAWDNAKKYIETGAYGGKRSEPHKAAVVGDTVGDPFKDTAGPSLHVLIKLLATITLVLAPLFL; from the coding sequence ATGAAGCCTGCTTTGGTCCTGGTCTTCGCCGCTTCCCTGGCCGCGCTGGCGGTCGCCTACTGGCTCATCCAGTGGGTCCTGGCCAAGGACACCGGAACGGACGCGATGCGCAAGATCTCCGACGCCATCAAGAGCGGCGCCGAGGCTTTCCTGCGCCGCCAGAACACGACCATCCTGTACTTGGCCGGCGCCTTCGCGGTGCTCCTCTTCGTCCTCTACGCCTTCGTGCGCAGCCATAACGAGCACGACGCGGCCGAGCCCATGGTCTTGGCGATCTGGACCACGCTCTCCTTCGTCATGGGGGCGCTCTGCTCGGTGAGCGCGGGCTTCATGGGCATGTGGGTCTCCATCCGCTCCAACATCCGCACCGCCTCCGCGGCGCGCACGTCCTTGAACGACGCCCTGCGCATCGCCCTGCGCGGCGGCGCCGTGTCCGGCATCTTCGTGACCGCGCTCTCGCTCTTCGGCGTGGGCGGGCTCTTCACCCTGCTCAAGTTCCTCGGCTATGACGTGTCCAAGATCCCCTTCATGATCGTGGGCTATGGCTTCGGAGCCTCCTTCGTGGCCCTCTTCGCCCAGCTGGGCGGCGGTATCTACACCAAGGCCGCGGACGTGGGCGCCGACCTGGTGGGCAAGGTCGAGGCCGGCATCCCCGAAGACGACCCGCGCAACCCGGCCGTGATCGCGGACTTGGTCGGCGACAACGTGGGCGACTGCGCGGGCCGCGGCGCGGACCTCTTCGAGTCCACCGCCGCCGAGAACATCGGCGCCATGATCCTGGGCGTGGCCCTCATCCCCTTCTTCGGCTGGAAGGGCATCCTCTTCCCGCTGGTGGCGCGCGCTCTGGGCATCCTCGCCTCCATCGTGGGCATCATCTATGTCCGTACGGAGGAGGACAAGGACCCGATGACGGCGCTCAACATCGGCTACTACATCGCCTCCATCCTGGCCGCCGCAGGTTTCGCCTTCGCCGCGCGCTGGCTCCTCTATACCGACCAGGCGCCCAATGCCTGGCTCTACTACACGGCCTGCGGGGTCATCGGCATCCTGACCTCCCAAGCCTTCGTCTACATCACCCAGTACTACACCGAGTACAAGTACCGTCCGGTGCTGTCCATCGCCGAGGCCTCGCAGACCGGGCCCGCCACCAACATCATCGCGGGCATCTCGGTGGGCTTCGAGTGCACGGCCCTGCCGGTCATCGTCATCTGCATCGCGATCCTGGCTTCCTACAAGCTCGGAGCCGCCGCCCTGCCTGGCGGATTGGGCGGGCTTTTTGGCACGGCGGTGGCGACCATGGGCATGCTGGGGACCGCGGCCTACATCCTGGCCATGGACACCTTCGGCCCCATCACGGACAACGCGGGCGGCATCGTGGAGATGTCCCATCAGCCGGAAGAGATCCGCAAGAAAACCGACCGCCTCGACGCCGTGGGCAACACCACCAAGGCCCTGACCAAGGGCTACGCCATCGGCTCCGCGGCCCTGGCGGCCTTCCTGCTCTTCTCGGCCTACATGGACGAGATCTTCAACTACACGGGCAGGCGCATCGGAGTCGACATCGCCAAGCCGGAAGTCTTCGTCGGCGCCATGCTGGGCGCCATGCTGGTGTTCCTGTTCTCCGGCTTCACCATCCGGGCCGTGGGCCGGGCCGCCTTCGCGGTCATCAACGAGGTGCGCCGCCAATTCAAGGCCAAGCCCGGCATCATGCAGGGCACGGAACTGCCTGACTACGGGCAGTGCGTGGACATCGTGACCGTGGGCGCCCTGAAGGCCATGATCCTGCCCGGCCTGGTCGCGGTCGCCGGGCCCATCCTCGTGGGCGTGGTCTTCAAGATGTTCATCACCCCGGCGGACCCGACCATAGCGGCCGAGGCCGTGGCCGCTTTCCTGATGGTCGGGACCATCGCCGGCATCCTGATGGCGACCTTCCTCAACAACTCGGGCGGCGCCTGGGACAACGCCAAGAAGTACATCGAGACCGGGGCTTACGGCGGCAAGCGCTCTGAGCCCCACAAGGCCGCTGTCGTGGGCGACACGGTGGGCGACCCCTTCAAGGACACGGCCGGGCCGTCCTTGCACGTGCTCATCAAGCTGCTAGCCACCATCACGCTGGTGCTGGCGCCGTTGTTCTTGTAA
- the yajC gene encoding preprotein translocase subunit YajC yields MPPQAQPNMWVNMVPIAAVFVIFYFFLIRPQQKQAKEHQQMLDSVQKGDRILTTGGLYGTVVGLKGTDLEVRFAENVKLTLARTGIARVLKSEAGETAPEKAQTGVS; encoded by the coding sequence ATGCCACCACAAGCGCAGCCCAACATGTGGGTCAATATGGTACCCATCGCGGCCGTCTTCGTCATCTTCTACTTCTTCCTCATCCGGCCGCAGCAGAAGCAGGCGAAGGAGCACCAGCAGATGCTCGATTCCGTCCAGAAGGGCGACCGCATCCTGACCACGGGCGGGCTCTACGGCACCGTCGTGGGGCTCAAGGGCACCGACCTGGAGGTGCGCTTCGCCGAGAACGTGAAGCTGACCCTGGCCCGCACCGGCATCGCCCGGGTGCTCAAGTCCGAGGCGGGCGAGACCGCCCCGGAGAAGGCCCAGACCGGCGTCTCCTGA
- the secD gene encoding protein translocase subunit SecD: protein MSKNQIKWSCILLSIIGAVALLYPTVNWYSLEPAERARQESFRMRPKFILNLGLDLRGGTHMVMELDVSKLDPKADINDAMARAIEIIRNRVDQFGVAEPLIVRQGQRWIVVQLPGITNSAQAKELVGKTALLEFRMVDESETAQKALGKIAELGVSAFNGTKVSTAAAKLVPEEDQLYAGKESALYMLKKDVPLTGASLETARVETAGGDYGMPVVAFKFKPESAAVFGTLTGANVGKHMAIVLDDIVYSAPVIKSRIGGGSGIIEGQFTADDARNLAIVLRAGALPAPVNIIEERTVGPTLGEDSIRAGITSSVIGLILVILFMVAYYRLSGMVACMALGLNFLYLAACMAYFKFTLTLPGIAGMILSLAMAVDANVLIFERIREELRAGKPVRMAVDQGYDRAFTAIFDCNLTTVMTAAFLFQFGTGPIKGFAITLILGIIMSFITAIYVTRLIFESYLSANPVEELSI from the coding sequence ATGAGCAAGAACCAGATCAAGTGGTCGTGCATCCTTTTGAGCATCATCGGCGCCGTCGCGCTCCTCTATCCCACCGTCAACTGGTACAGCCTGGAGCCGGCCGAACGGGCCCGCCAGGAATCCTTCCGCATGCGGCCGAAGTTCATCCTGAACCTGGGACTGGACCTGCGCGGCGGCACGCATATGGTCATGGAGCTCGACGTCTCCAAGCTCGATCCGAAGGCGGACATCAACGACGCCATGGCGCGAGCCATCGAGATCATCCGCAACCGCGTGGACCAGTTCGGCGTGGCCGAGCCCCTCATCGTGCGCCAGGGCCAGCGCTGGATCGTGGTCCAACTGCCCGGCATCACCAACTCCGCCCAGGCCAAGGAGCTGGTGGGCAAGACGGCCCTGCTGGAGTTCCGAATGGTCGACGAGTCCGAGACCGCACAGAAGGCCTTGGGCAAGATCGCCGAGTTGGGCGTGTCCGCCTTCAACGGGACCAAGGTCTCCACCGCGGCGGCCAAGCTCGTCCCCGAAGAGGACCAGCTCTACGCGGGCAAGGAGAGCGCCCTCTACATGCTCAAGAAAGATGTCCCCCTCACCGGCGCCTCGCTCGAAACCGCGCGCGTGGAAACGGCGGGCGGCGACTACGGCATGCCCGTGGTGGCGTTCAAGTTCAAGCCGGAGTCCGCGGCTGTCTTCGGTACCCTGACCGGAGCCAACGTGGGCAAGCACATGGCCATCGTGCTCGACGACATCGTCTACTCCGCCCCGGTCATCAAGTCGCGCATCGGCGGCGGCTCCGGCATCATCGAGGGCCAGTTCACGGCCGACGACGCGCGGAATCTCGCCATCGTCTTGCGCGCCGGCGCCCTGCCCGCCCCGGTCAACATCATCGAGGAGCGCACCGTGGGCCCGACCTTGGGCGAGGACTCCATCCGCGCCGGCATCACCTCCAGCGTGATCGGCCTCATCCTGGTGATCCTCTTCATGGTGGCGTACTACCGTCTCTCCGGGATGGTGGCCTGCATGGCTCTGGGGCTCAACTTCCTGTACCTGGCGGCCTGCATGGCCTACTTCAAGTTCACCCTGACTTTGCCCGGCATCGCGGGCATGATCCTGTCCTTGGCCATGGCGGTGGACGCCAACGTCCTGATCTTCGAGCGCATCCGCGAGGAGCTCAGGGCGGGCAAGCCCGTGCGCATGGCCGTGGACCAGGGCTACGACCGGGCCTTCACGGCCATCTTCGACTGCAACCTGACCACCGTCATGACGGCCGCCTTCCTGTTCCAGTTCGGCACGGGCCCGATCAAGGGCTTCGCCATCACCCTGATCCTGGGCATCATCATGAGCTTCATCACGGCCATCTACGTGACCCGGCTCATATTCGAGTCCTATCTCTCCGCCAATCCCGTAGAGGAGCTTTCGATCTAA
- the secF gene encoding protein translocase subunit SecF, whose translation MQFLHNPDIDFVKWRRIPIVLSLIIMFGGLVTIVFKGFHYSIEFTGGTLVQVAFAKGQTVDMAKMRSALTEAGLAPEIQTISSGGKVSYSLREKGDEKAMEAVSNKTMDVLTKAFPEASPVLEKKDMVGPVVGKDLKRKTYWAIFLSLMGIVIYLAFRFSNPLWGFTGVVELFHDVIGVAAFFCIMGTEIDLLIVTALLTIAGYSVHDTIIIFDRIRENLRIKRGANFGEIVNASINETLSRTIITVLTVQTVCIILLIFGGPVMRNFSLAMVLGNILGTYSSIAATATLIYEWETHWGGKKAAEPAAPLKGGKPQPKKQKGYA comes from the coding sequence ATGCAATTCCTCCATAATCCCGACATCGACTTCGTCAAGTGGCGCCGCATCCCGATCGTGCTGTCGCTGATCATCATGTTCGGCGGCCTGGTCACGATCGTCTTCAAGGGGTTCCACTACTCCATCGAGTTCACGGGCGGCACGCTCGTCCAGGTGGCGTTCGCCAAGGGTCAGACCGTGGATATGGCCAAGATGCGCTCCGCCCTGACGGAGGCGGGCTTGGCGCCCGAGATCCAGACCATCAGCTCCGGCGGCAAGGTCAGCTACAGCCTGCGCGAGAAGGGCGACGAGAAGGCCATGGAGGCCGTCTCCAACAAGACCATGGACGTGCTCACCAAGGCCTTCCCGGAGGCGTCCCCGGTCCTCGAGAAGAAGGACATGGTCGGCCCGGTCGTGGGCAAAGACCTCAAGCGCAAGACCTACTGGGCCATCTTCCTGAGCCTGATGGGCATCGTCATCTACCTGGCCTTCCGTTTCTCCAACCCCCTCTGGGGCTTCACGGGAGTCGTCGAGCTCTTCCACGACGTCATCGGCGTAGCGGCCTTCTTCTGCATCATGGGCACGGAGATCGACCTGCTCATCGTGACGGCTCTGCTGACCATCGCGGGCTACTCGGTGCACGACACCATCATCATCTTCGACCGGATCCGCGAGAACCTGCGCATCAAGCGCGGCGCGAACTTCGGCGAGATCGTCAACGCCTCCATCAACGAGACGCTGTCGCGGACCATCATCACGGTGCTGACCGTGCAGACCGTCTGCATCATCCTGCTCATCTTCGGCGGGCCGGTCATGCGCAACTTCTCCCTGGCCATGGTGCTGGGCAACATCCTGGGCACCTACTCCTCCATCGCCGCCACCGCCACTTTGATCTACGAGTGGGAGACGCATTGGGGGGGCAAGAAGGCCGCCGAGCCGGCTGCCCCGCTCAAGGGCGGCAAGCCGCAGCCCAAGAAACAGAAGGGCTATGCGTAA
- a CDS encoding lysophospholipid acyltransferase family protein, producing the protein MSILRRLAPYLAYLYVSFVGLTSRLRWLGEEHLAAARRVKGPVIYAFWHQRQVFFTWAHRGWHVKVLVSRSRDGEIIAQAMRLSRIPACRGSSSRGAVTAARELLEALNDGFDVAVTCDGPKGPAREVKAGILYLAQKTGLPIVPIANALSRRLEISRAWDRFQIPLPFSRAVVVHGPALFVGPQDDLAAKAKELKLALDRIHEDADREVS; encoded by the coding sequence TTGAGCATCCTCCGCCGCCTCGCCCCTTATCTCGCCTATCTCTACGTCTCCTTCGTCGGCCTGACCTCGCGCCTGCGCTGGCTGGGCGAAGAGCATCTCGCCGCAGCCCGCCGCGTGAAGGGCCCGGTGATCTACGCCTTCTGGCACCAGCGCCAGGTCTTCTTCACCTGGGCCCACCGCGGGTGGCATGTGAAGGTCCTGGTCAGCCGCAGCCGCGATGGGGAGATCATCGCCCAGGCCATGCGGCTCTCGCGCATCCCGGCCTGCCGGGGCTCCTCCTCGCGCGGCGCCGTCACCGCGGCCCGTGAGCTCCTGGAGGCCTTGAACGATGGCTTCGACGTGGCCGTCACCTGCGACGGCCCGAAAGGGCCGGCGCGGGAGGTCAAGGCCGGCATCCTGTACCTGGCCCAGAAGACCGGCCTGCCCATCGTGCCCATAGCCAATGCGCTGTCGCGTAGGCTCGAGATCTCCCGCGCCTGGGACCGGTTCCAGATCCCCCTCCCTTTCTCCCGAGCCGTGGTGGTCCACGGGCCGGCGCTCTTCGTGGGGCCGCAGGACGACCTGGCGGCCAAGGCTAAAGAGCTCAAGCTCGCCTTGGACCGCATCCACGAGGATGCCGACCGCGAGGTGTCCTGA
- a CDS encoding 3-deoxy-D-manno-octulosonic acid transferase: MALAVLLALNLAAPFVVLGVLAKFVFSARRGLLRDLPTELDERLGGLPRQARAKLAGRPVLWVHAASAGEVAAVSEILRRLRERPGAPAVLLSTTTRAGREAAARLASVDAAVLAPIDCWPAVRRFLRQARPYALVLVETELWPNMIELAARAGLRIGVVNGRISERSFPRYRRIARLLHPFFARIDRVAARTEADGRRFAALGIPADRVLVAGNMKYDRLSSGDERGRAELVRLGWQGSAVLVAASTHPGEEEIILEAFTGLRRRFPALKLVMAPRHVERADDAAEALRKAELCFCRLGGEAPAEACVLLVDAMGWLPSFFACAAAAFVGGTMVPVGGHNVLEPALAGVPVLFGPHTGHTQEAADALKVCGGGFQAADAAALARIMERLLAEPEFSADSGLKAQALVRSLQGATQRTLEHLGPVLALPLRP; encoded by the coding sequence ATGGCTCTTGCGGTCCTGCTCGCGCTCAATCTGGCGGCGCCGTTTGTGGTGCTGGGGGTCCTGGCCAAGTTCGTCTTCTCGGCGCGGCGCGGCCTGCTGCGCGACCTGCCCACCGAACTCGACGAGCGCCTGGGCGGCCTGCCGCGACAAGCCCGCGCCAAGCTCGCGGGCCGGCCGGTGCTTTGGGTCCACGCGGCTTCCGCGGGCGAGGTCGCGGCCGTCTCCGAGATCCTGCGCCGGCTGCGCGAGCGCCCCGGAGCCCCGGCGGTCCTGCTCTCAACCACGACCCGCGCCGGCCGCGAGGCGGCGGCGCGCCTGGCGAGCGTGGACGCCGCAGTCCTGGCCCCCATCGACTGCTGGCCCGCGGTGCGGCGCTTCCTGCGCCAGGCCCGGCCCTACGCATTGGTGCTCGTGGAGACCGAGCTGTGGCCCAACATGATCGAGCTGGCCGCGCGCGCCGGGCTGCGCATCGGGGTGGTCAACGGCCGCATCTCGGAGAGGAGCTTCCCGCGCTACCGGCGGATCGCGCGGCTGCTGCATCCATTCTTCGCGCGCATCGACCGGGTGGCGGCCCGGACCGAGGCGGATGGGCGGCGTTTCGCCGCGTTGGGCATCCCTGCCGACCGGGTCCTGGTCGCGGGCAACATGAAATACGACCGATTGTCATCCGGAGACGAGCGCGGCCGCGCCGAGCTTGTGCGCTTGGGCTGGCAGGGCTCTGCGGTGCTCGTGGCGGCCAGCACTCATCCCGGCGAGGAAGAGATCATCCTGGAGGCCTTCACCGGCCTGCGCCGGCGCTTCCCGGCATTAAAGCTGGTCATGGCTCCCCGCCACGTGGAGCGCGCGGACGACGCGGCCGAAGCCTTGCGCAAAGCGGAGCTGTGTTTCTGCCGCCTCGGCGGCGAGGCCCCGGCCGAGGCCTGCGTTCTTCTCGTAGACGCGATGGGCTGGCTGCCCTCCTTCTTCGCCTGCGCCGCCGCGGCTTTCGTTGGCGGGACCATGGTCCCGGTCGGCGGCCATAACGTCCTGGAGCCCGCCTTGGCCGGCGTCCCGGTGCTCTTCGGCCCGCATACGGGACACACCCAGGAGGCGGCCGATGCCCTCAAAGTCTGCGGCGGCGGCTTCCAGGCCGCGGACGCGGCGGCTCTGGCAAGGATCATGGAGCGGCTCCTGGCCGAGCCGGAGTTCTCTGCCGACTCCGGGCTCAAGGCTCAGGCCCTGGTGCGCAGTCTGCAGGGCGCCACGCAGCGGACTTTGGAGCATCTGGGACCTGTCCTCGCGCTGCCTCTGCGGCCCTAA